One Saprospiraceae bacterium genomic window, CAATAATCTTCTTTGGGGAAACGTCAAAAACATCTGCAAGCTCTACCACCGTTTTCTTTTCTTTTTCAAGAACACGCTTCACCATATCTGGTAATCGTTCTCCAGTTCTTGTTGATTGTGAGTTGATTCTCTTGTTTGGGAGTTTATTACGCTTACAGAATCCTCTTACGGATTCGGGCTTCATTCCCAATTCTTTTCCTAGTTCTTCGTAGGAAAGTTCTGGATGAGATAATATGTATTTTATCTTCATCTCGCGAGTCAATACTATCTTTTTCATTTTTTTGTCTCCTTGTTTTAGTTGCTTTCATAATTATAACATTTTTTGTAGTATAATATATGTGCGGTATTTAAACATTTGTGCATTGTTCCTATATAGGACGTACTATGTTGCCGCACATTTTAATAAGATTTTCCAGTTTCGGCTTGAAAATACTCGTAATATCACCTATTCACTGGGTGATTTTTCGTAGTTCTCATTCAAAAACTTTGCGAATGTTTGAACGTCTTGTTTATCGTCTCCAGAATCTGTTTGTCGCACATAAGTAAGTAATTCATTTGCGGTATCAATATCGGTTGCGTAAGGAATCATCAAATATAGTTTTGTAAATGTAACTCCTTTCAGGTCATTCTCTGAAAATCCAAGCTCAACTACCCATTTCTGATAATTCTTCCTTTTTTGGTCTGCGGTTGATGTTGGCATACCAGTAATCTCTTCGGTAAATCGTTTCCAACTTGGTTTTATTGCTTCGTATTTTTCCCCACCAAACAATTCTTTGTAGAGTGCGTTTGAAAACAGTTCATTTAATATTCTTCCCTCGACAAAATAAACACGATTTTTTATTTCTTGAAGTTCCTTTAATTCGTGAAGTAGTGTTTTTGCTTTATTGTATCTCTGTTGTATTGACATCGTTGATTAAAAAACTTCCGTTTAGTTCGACCGGCATAAGGCAGAAAGGACATCCTAACACTCCATTAAAATACTTTGACAAAAACCAGCGGTTACAACGATTACAACAAAATTCATGCAACTCAAAATTATTGTTTTTCAGAATGTTCAACGTCATAAATTGTATATGCTGCGTCTATCAATCTTACTAATCCCAGTGCCGACTCTTTTGCCATCTGTATTGTCTCATTAAACTCCTTTGAAAAGTTCCTGTTTGTTTCTCCGGCAGTGTGCGTTGGCTTTGGAAGCGATACATAAGTATTTGTTTTCCCGCCATACTCGCTCGTTTTTGTAGGAAACTCTCCTTCAAGACCAACCGCATCTACAAATCCTTTGTCAAACGAGAGGTATTTCTTTCCATCTATCGTTACTTCCAAAAACTTCCCATCTTTATTCTTTCCCGTGTTTTCTTTTAACACCTTCACATTTTCTACTACCCCTTTAATTACCATAATCTAATTTAACTTCATTATCTACGACCTTTTCTTCCATGTTTATTGGTTTATATGCCTCAAAAAACCATATTACCTTTTCTATAAATTGTTCGTCTGAAATTGCAGTTTTTGCATAAATCGCAATCGCTGTATCTACCGCCTTATTGAAACAAGCACCCTTCGCTTGTCCGCTCATTTTCATTTCAAGACCTTTCTTCGCACCACTTTCCTTTTCAAAAAATCTTTTTTGTTGTTCCATATTGTTTCATTGTTTCTTATTAAGGGTTTTGGCTAACCTTTTTATCTTATTTTTTATGTTTAGTGATTTTTGTGTTTTTTGGCACCACCGACAAGGCATACACTCTTCGTCTATTATGTTCCCGCGCTTCACATACGCTGGAATACAAATTTCCCCAACGACCACCGCACACCTCACAATTACCAAGAGCAAGAGACATTTCCTCAATTTCTTTATCCGTCATTTCCTCACCCCATACTTTAGTCATATCCGTTTGCGCCATCATTTTCTTCGACTGGGTTTCCTTCTCTTACTAAGATTTCGTCATTTTGTTCCATAGTGTTTTGGTTAGTGGTTTGCTTTCGTTCCAGTGGGCAATTAAGTGTGTCTGGTAGCTCGTTTGTTCCTTACTCGCTATCGTTACACGCCACACTTCAATATAAGCATATTTTAATGCGGATTACAAGAGGAAACTGTGGATAACTTTGAGTGGAAATCTGACAATGTTTTTACTATCAAATCCCACCGCTCCTCACTTGGTTCAAATGGAATGTGTTTCCAATCGAATGGTGTTTCAAAAATAGTGTAGAAAACAGGTAGTTTGGTGGCTCGGTGCTCGCACTCCAACTGATATTCATATTTCGTATAATCCCCACTCACTATATATTTACATTCTTCTACTCTATTCTTAAAAACAAAGTCTGGTTTTACCACTAATACAAAATCTTCAATCTGTAATTCGTATTTCTTGTTCCACTCGTGGGGTATTTTACTGTATTCAAGTGTTTTTTTATAGAGTTCTTCGAGTGCGATTCCCGTCAATACATTTCTGCAACTCTGTAAATTCATCTCTGATTTCTCAAAGAAATTCTCTGGTGTCAGCCACCCACCAAGAATTGACTTCACATCAGAAGCCCAATAATGCCCACGCTCTCGCGTTCTTGGTTCATCAAATACCCTATTCGCCAGATTCTTTATCAGTTCGTTCTTTTTCATTGTATCCATGCAATTCCCGTGCTATTCGTGCGAATGTCTCTGGAGACATCGCAACCACAGCACCCGACCTTTTCTCTCCCCTTTCTTGACGAACAATATAGCAAATACTTCCCCACTTCCCATATTGTTTTCCTTTCTCATCGTGTTCCTCAACTATGTTTATCACGTTTGGGTGAGCCATCTTTTTTGATTCCAGAAAATAATTATCAAGGAAACACTCTCCACCTCCTCTCCGCACTACATCGCCGAACAGTATCTTTTTTCCCGCTTCAGCACCTCCAATGCGAACATAGTTCAATCCCGTTATTTTTGAAAGATAATCTGCGAACTCCCGCTCCCCGGCTCCTCCCTTGTCGTTATTGTATCCCATATTTTTTTCTATCCTCTTTGTCTATTTTTCTCAACCGCATTCTTTCTTCCGCACTCTTGTATGAGCATTCTTCACACAACACAGAAACGTCTCCGTGTTTCGTTCTCCTATCTCCAAATTCTTTTTTACACCATCTGCAAATCATACAAATTGCCATCGTTTCTTCTTTTCTTCCGCCTCTTTTTCTGCAATAAATCTTGGCATCGCAAAATATAGTTCCGCTATAGTGCGTGGTTTTTTCCACTTCATAATCCATTCCGCACCACCAATAATGTCCTCATCAGAATACATATCCATAAGTTTTGCCGCCCAAATATAACGCGAACGCGGGCTATCGGCAAGTTCTTCTACCTCCCAAATCTCTTTTACGCCGTCTATAATCGCTTGTATGTATTCTTTTTTTGTCATTATTCTTGATAATCTTCGGTTACAATTCCCTCTTTCCTCTCGTTCGACAAAAGTATTCGGTAGTCGGGGTGTTTTTCCGTTTCTTTGTGTCCATTTTTGAACACCACAATCTTTACTGGTCTTCCATTCACGATAATCTCACCAGAAAAATATACTTCTCCTTTGGGGCTTTTCTTCTCCCACAACACACCAACTTTTTGATTTTTCATAATTCTATAAATGTTTTATTGTTGTAATCGTATTCGACCTTTACATATCCCAACTTACCACCGCGTCTGTTTTTGTCAATGTATATCTTGCTTCTGTTACTCCATTTGTGTTCTCCATCTTCGTCTTGTTCTTTTTCTTTAAGTCGCACAATAAACATAACTCCAAAACTTTCTCCCGCTATCATTTGTGAACCCCGTAGATTGTCAAGTGATGGTCGTGTAATGTCTTGTGTTTCTTTTTTGAGGTGGGTAATGAGAAACAGTGTTATATTTTGGCGTATTGCCATTTCTTTCAGATAACGCATAACATAATCAACAACTTGAACCTGACTTGATACCGCCACATTCGTGAGATATTGGAGGTGGTCAAGCATCACAATCCTAGTTCCATATTCTTTCTTCGCTTTCATTATCATACTTTCAAGCCACATCATTCGCTCTCCAGACTTTGCTCTCGTTGGGATACTTTTTGGAAGATGGAAGAGTGGAACATCGTCACCAAACATTTCCATGAACGATTGTGGTTCCATTTCGCACGAAAACCACATACAGGGGTAGGTTTGCGCGAGGTCTTTTGTAAGTGATATGAGGAACGTGGTTTTTCCTGCTCCGGGAAATGCACCGAGCGTATAAATCTCACCTCCGTAGAAACCACCAAAAATGTCGTCAAGTTTGGGGAAGTTCTGGAAGTGCATCTTCTCTCTCGGAGGGAGTTTCTTTATTTCCTCGTTGAGTTCGTGTGATGTTATTATTTTCATATTTTTGTAAATCGGTTCTTACTCATACCCCCAACACATTAGCGCGTATTACTCTCGAAGTATACGTTGGGGGCATTGCAAAGAATCTATTCAGCCCTCTTTGTCCTCTGCCGGTATTCAATGTGCATAAAAGGAAACTTTTTTCTCGCCTTTGACGCCTTACTGAACTTTCTATCACAATCCGAACAACAATTTCCAAGATTTTCGTGTTCTCTTTCTGTGTGTGAAAATGGTTTTCTACAAAAAGCGCACAGTCCATCTATCTTTTCAATATTTCCATTCATTTAGTTTTTAGTTCTAGTATAAACTTCCTCTTACACATCGCACATTGGTAGCAATTTTCGGTGCTTGTTTTCGTTTCGTCTCGCGTGAGATGGTACAGTTTGTGCTTGTTAGACTTTTCTGGGTAGAAATCACACCGAATATCTGGAGGAAACCACCTAAAATCCTCTTCGTTGTATATCAGTTTATCCATGTATTTTTATCGTACTTCGTACCTTTTTACATCCATAGCATATCTGCGTGAGTGCGTCGTGAAACGTGGAGTAAATCGCCTGTTGGGTATGCCGTCCTTCGCAGTCTTGAATGTGTTTCCGCACTTCTTCTTGTGTTTCGCAGTGTTCGTATTCTAGTGTCATATTTTTTCGTAAACATACAAGACTCCATCGACATCGCCAAGCAATCCGTATCCTTTTGCCACACTTCCATTCTTTCTTTATGTGTATTCTATGTTTCGACTCAAAATTCCAGTTAGATACGAGTGCTCTTGAATATAGAGCGGCATCCCCAGCGGCAGCCCAAGCGGCAGCCCAAGCGGCAGCCCAAGCGGCAGCCCTAGCGGCAGCCCAAGCGGCGTCCCTAGTGGCGTCCCTAACGGCAGCCCAAGCGGCGTCCCTAGCGGCGTCCCTAGCGGCAGCCCCAGCGGCATCCCTAGCGGCGTCCCTAGCGGCAGCCCCAGCGGCATCCCTAGCGGCATCCAAAGCGGCAGCCCCAGCGGCATTCAAAGCGTCATCCCGAGCGGCATCCTCAGCGGCAGACCGAGTCTCAAATAATTTCCACTTTTTTTGGCTTTCCGTCTGGTTTCAACCATGCTATTGATTTAAGCGTTTCAATCCATCCCTCAACATCGTTCCACCATTTAGGATGCGGAACCTCCTTCAAGAGTCTTGCTCTCCTTACCACACACTTATCACCATACCACGAAATTATATCCTCTACCTCTGCTTCGTAGTTTGTGCATCCCAACCTGTACCACATAAAAGGTTTCTTCGTGAGATGAAGTCCGCGTTCGCAAATCTTCAAATCTCCCTTTACCTCGTGCCATTCTCCAGGAATCCATTTATTGCCTTTCTTGGTTGGTAACGACCACTTCAAATCCCCACCATGACAGGACCTTCCATCTACGAGTATTTTATAAAGTTTATCCATAATTTAAAACGATTCTTCGACTAACTTTTTTTTGTGTTCTTATTTACACTCAACAAACTTACCACCCCTTAATTCATAGAATACATCCTCTTTTATTTTCTTTCCATCTATCTTTTCAGCGCGTACACATATAGGCTTATCATTTTCCCATTCAGCGAGGACAATCCAACTTCCAACTTTGCCTTTTGCGATGTTCCTATAACCAATACCCACAACAACACTATCCTTACCACCGCTTTCGAGCTGAGCGTAGTCTCCTGATGAAGCGAGCTTAGCGGAGTCTCCTGATGAAGCGAGCTGAGCGTAGACTCCTGATGAAGCGAGCTTAGCGTAGTCTCCTGATGAAGCGAGCTTAGCGGAGTATCCTGATGAAGCGAGCTTAGCGGAGTCTCCTGATGAAGCGAGCTGAGCGTAGTCTCCTGATGAAGCGAGCTGAGCGTAGACTCCTGATGAAGCGAGCTTAGCGGAGTCTCCTGATGAAGCGAGCTTAGCGGAGTATCCTGATGAAGCGAGCTGAGCGTAGACTCCTGATGAAGCGAGCTTAGCGTAGTCTCCTGATGAAGCGAGCTTAGCGGAGTATCTATTGTCTATATTTGAATCATCCTCTTTATTTTTTGTCTTGCAAATATCAAGCAAAAAATTAACTGACGCATTTACAAAACTTTTCAAGTCGAGTTTAGACTTTATCGTGATTTTATTACACACTCTCTTACTGTCATCGCTCTTCTCCTCACTTATATCTTTTGCCTCGACTTCAGCGAAATTACAATCCGTTAAATTATAGTAGTTCAGCACATCGAGCGGGTTTTCACAGAAATGAAATCCACTCTTACATAATTCAACCTTACCTTTGTGTTCGTATGTCTCTCCTTCTTTATACTGGAACCCATTACACTTGAAATCTTTATCAAATGCCTTGAACCCTTTCATTGTTTTTTTCATAATTCAATATAAGCATATTTTAGTGTCTTTTACAATAGGGTGGGTGTGGATAAGTGGTGGGTTTTCCGAAAGACTTGCGCTCTTCTGAAAGTGTGCTATAATGGATACATCTCTTGACGTTGAGCAAGAACGGGTGTAAACTAATCTAGTCAGCTGAACACCCACTCATTCTCAACGGTGAGTGGGTTGTATTTTTACTGGTGTGGATAGGTAGGCGGACTCGTGAGCCCCACACTGGAAGCCATTAAATCACGGGATATACGGAATGACTGCTTTATGCCGAAACAGCAAAAGCCGTACACGGTAATCCGAAAGTTCCTAACGTGTATAGCGAGACGATTGGGGGAAACTATGGAGTTGTGCCCAAATCAGCGAAGGAATAATTGTGTACTGAGATACAACAGATAAATACACAAGAGGAAAGCATTGCCAGACTGGCTTTGGAACTCTTGCATTATCCGAAATTACTGGACAAGTGAAAGAAATTGTTGCGAGACATTGAGGTGGTTGCTTTTTATTCTATGGTATAATCCATAAGTAATAGACAGAAAAGACGAGGATATGTGTGATTACTGGCAAAGAGAGATTTTTTTATTCTATGGTATAATCCATTCATGGAAGTATTCGATAGAGAAGAAGAAAAAAGATATTATACCGAGAAAGGGAGAAGGTGTATTAGGTGTGATAGGTTGTTGAATGATAGGGAGTGTGGGAAATGTGGGAAAAAACACGGAAAAGAATATAAGAATACCGGAATATGTGAGGAGTGTTTGTTTGGAGATATATAAAAAAACCGCCATTTCTGGTGGTCTTTTTATAATGAGTAGATTGTTATTTCGTATGTATATACTCATATAAGCATACTTCTATGATAATTGCAAGAGAGGTTATCCACAAGTCGAACTTCCGTTCTGCGTGCCCCGTCCGATGTCTGATTTTGCCGTTCCTCGCCTCTGTGTGGTACTTTTTATCGTGTTTTACTGCCCGATGATATGTTGACAATGCCAATCGGAACCCGAACTGAACCATATTTTCCGCTTCGTCTGGCGTAAATCCCACTCCTATCAGCATCTTTTGTAATGTTATTTTATCCATGGTGTAACAAAAAAACCGTACTCCCTGATGTACGGCTTTTCGCTTTTTGGGTTTTATTTTCCGAGCATTTTATAAATATGCTCAGTACAGTATGCGTATGGTGTTTCTGTTATATTTTTACACCCTAACACCTCGCATACGTGTTCCCCTTTTTGCCTTTTGCCTTTTAATTCTTCCTGTTTCTTTATGTCCTTGTGATTTCTTTCAAGCAACGGCTCGCTATAACCTCGCTCCCTAAAAATCAACTTTTCTGGAGTAACTTCGATTGTATACAATGGATTACACCTATCATATACCAGTATTTCAATGAGAAGTCTTTCATTCCCCCCCTGTCCCTTGCTTGCTCTTTCTGATGTCGTTGTTGCGTAGAGTTTCATACTATTATACCCACGTAGGTTTTATTTTCGACTCTGGCAACGCTTCGAGGAAATTTATAACTCTATCGGGTATTCTTCTTGTCTTCCATGCCGTTCCGTATTTATACCCACACGTTGGGCAAGGTTCTGATGGGTGCTCATCGTACGAATCCCATCCTAACGCAATTTGATGTTCGCATCCTGCTGTAAGGTCATTGAGATGCCAATTTTCCCACACATCTAAAAAATCAAGCCACTTGATTGCGTCCCACCCCTCAGAAAATTTTATGTCTTTGGGTTTTATGAGTTTGTCATCCCTATATTTTCCATCACGATGCCAGAAGTCCATGTCTATTTGACCGCATGAGCCATCAGCATTTCCGCTTTTTCTTGGACCAATAACACCACTTATAGAAAGGGTGGCGGGTTTTGTTTCTTTTTTATTCCATCCGCCAATTCCTCTATATGTATACTCTGGTTCCTCGATTTTTACTTTGCAGAATATTTTACTATTCGCCTTTTTATATCCGAGATTTACATCTCCAATATATAGGATTTTTTCCATAATTTTTAATGTACCCGCATGCAGGGATTGCAGGCGTTTCGGGTTTCGATACCCGTGAGCGTTAGCCGCTCATCTCCGAACCCTTGCGCTACTCGGCAAAGGTGCGGAGGGAATGGCTAAATATTATCAAGCATTTCTGTAAATCTTCCGCATAAATCTGCTTTTTCTGCATAGGATAAATCATCGCAACCGTTTTTTTAATGTTTCCAATTTGTCGGCTCGTGAATTGCTATATTGCTATCATACACGTTATAATCGAAAAATCTTTCATAATCAGCACAGTGCGGTGATGATTTTATTTCCCTTAGATATTTTTGACCCTCATGTTCTCCAATAGAAAATTTACGCTCGAAGTTATAACCACCAACCATACGGTTATCGTTTCCAACAACACACAACGAATTTCCTTTTTTCTTTTCGATTTCGCACAATTCTATTGCCATCAGTGCATATATATATTTTTCTCCTTTTAATTGTTTCATATCTTAAATGATTAAACGACCTTTACAAAACACACAACGTGAATATCACCCACCCGAATATCAACGACACCGCCACCATGGAGCATAACGCTTCCATAGTACGGCCTAATTCCTTTTTCTCTGGCTTGTAGGGCTTAAAGTCCATACTACTTATATTCCCGCTTTTTGTATAATCTTTCATCTTTTTATTTATTTTCTCGACCTTTTTGCTTCCTAGATACTCCCTCCGTGTTTTATTGTGTACATATTTTACGCCACAACGGCATCACCGCTTGAACCATATCGGATTTCAAGCAGACGCACACACACAAGAGGGAATATACAAGAAACAAATTGAAAGGTACATTTTTAGTAAATCACATTTCCATACGATTTCAAGACCCCACCTGTGGATAACTTTTGTGTCCAAGATACGCCCACAATAACGATAATTTCATGGTATAATAGGGATAACAAACATGAGCAGAAAAATCGCCCCACATAGGGCAAGAAAATTCGCTGAGGAGTATGTAAAAAATGGAATGTCATCCATAAAAGCCATTGAAGCAGTAGAAGCAGAAGCGGGTAAAACCCACTCCAAATCTTATCTAAGAGTAAAGGCACACCGCACACTATACAACGAGAAGTACAAAGGAATATAGAGGAAATATTATATGAGCATGGCGTATCAAAAACACTCATATCAAAGATATTAAAGAGGAATATAGAACAAAGAAAAGTATCCCAGGAAGCAATCAAGCCATTAGTATTGCTAGTGAATTACTGAAATTACGTGAAAATACCTCGCAAAATGCGCCCACTTTTAATATAGTAGTAAAG contains:
- a CDS encoding AAA family ATPase; amino-acid sequence: MKIITSHELNEEIKKLPPREKMHFQNFPKLDDIFGGFYGGEIYTLGAFPGAGKTTFLISLTKDLAQTYPCMWFSCEMEPQSFMEMFGDDVPLFHLPKSIPTRAKSGERMMWLESMIMKAKKEYGTRIVMLDHLQYLTNVAVSSQVQVVDYVMRYLKEMAIRQNITLFLITHLKKETQDITRPSLDNLRGSQMIAGESFGVMFIVRLKEKEQDEDGEHKWSNRSKIYIDKNRRGGKLGYVKVEYDYNNKTFIEL